From Anopheles coluzzii chromosome 3, AcolN3, whole genome shotgun sequence, the proteins below share one genomic window:
- the LOC120956348 gene encoding ATP-binding cassette sub-family C member 10: protein MVVWDQFWTDICPTGLRPWVQTNSDLAPCFQELILQLPVLALFATFSAYYYGTHWRTVSRNQTQLRALRVRIFASLGLTFVPALKVLYIFRLHKELYPVDILLACVQLIAWPIHCCFLLSSVRKGSLSHRGPLALIVLWTSLFALSAIWLHTNLYTDYWLWYAAQLALYLFYGATLVAPGNAHYVRLRRTDDQERQALLSQSYTRFFEDIEETALGPIEDDANLLSKFVFYWVRPLIAKAVSGKLKRNDDLFDLPEALTLHRVTEKLQTALSETSSLLKALHKCFGWEFYLIGLLRLLGDLSGFAGPLLLGALLRMEINGNSTVPIDPADSSGSSDFVAYYHALGLFGSAMISAFAAVHFNWRMTFVSSKMRMSIVTAIYQKSLTAKQLQAARPEILNLMSTDTDRIVNSCISFHSFWSIPFQLFTTLYLLYTQLGVAFVAGVLFAVLLIPINRKIAQKIGQLSQGLMAAKDARVTITTETISGAKDIKLNAWEDVFISKIHRERGEEISFLAKRKYLDALCVYFWATTPVLMCLFTFGTSILLGKPLTAATTYTSVALLNMLIGPLNAFPWVLNGLTEAWVSLKRVQELLDLPDVNLQDYYRPLTASDAAFANSSKRPVVLAIKDGSFEFETKRSRKELDLVQEDIIDFAFRDLTLQVRQGELVCLEGPVGGGKSSLLQVIMGYFQCTAGAVAISMDVKEGFGYVAQTPWLQQGTIRDNILWGEIYDEARYKAVIHACALQYDLDALRGDSTGVGEQGRTLSGGQKARVALARAVYQNKSIYLLDDILSALDAHVASHIIRHCLFGLLKDKTRIIVTQHSMVLNRATQILHVEAGQVTQSDAPNVGSLLSDYDDYDEDTSTTLSMANGSTSYGSVREDDDQRSNDSVLMEESREFGHLDQKVLGAYWKATGRSLGFWVIMSVLMMQVSRNLTDAWLAYWVGTTNDIAPNSTGLAENPTVLELKEGEGVLALVDHALLPILTDGSNGTATPFYYLGVYATLAISNSLLTLLRAFLFAYAGLKAAKCIHDRLLNSVLYTKLQFFDVVPLGRILNRFSSDVYAIDDTLPFITNILLAQFFGLLGALLISLYAMPWLGLLIVPLVPIYLSLQNKYRFASRDIKRLSSNALSPLYAHFTETLQGLTTIRALRGEKRFQRDFLYKLGESIKSQLSAAATQQWLGLRLQLLGAFLVGGCGLLAAITSAHMTSPELVGLAISYALSITGLLSGLLYAVAETEQEFVAVERINQYCQLEPEINADGSADPPFGWPSQGVVVFDNVHMRYREHLTCSIRSINLNVKPCERISIVGRTGSGKTSVLASLLRVAPLDKGTIAVDFVNIATLPLDVLRSRIALISQDPFLFNGTIRDNLDPRAVHIDSEIWEAINCCLASPLVQALGGLYGRLDVSGANLSAGQKQLLCLTRALLKKSKIVLIDEGTSNLDFESESAIQLVLKNAFRGRTVIVVAHRLKGILDTDQVFVMQDGTVNEQGVPRDLAEQPNSLFYSLLQEQQNS from the exons ATGGTCGTCTGGGACCAGTTCTGGACTGATATATGCCCAACCGGGTTGCGGCCTTGGGTGCAGACCAACAGTGACCTTGCCCCATGCTTCCAGGAGCTGATACTGCAATTGCCTGTTCTTGCGCTCTTCGCCACCTTCTCTGCGTACTACTATGGAACCCATTGGCGTACAGTGTCACGCAATCAGACGCAGCTGCGAGCGTTGCGAGTGCGAATCTTTGCCTCGCTAGGATTAACCTTCGTGCCGGCCTTGAAAGTGCTCTACATTTTCCGCCTGCATAAGGAGCTGTACCCGGTGGATATACTGCTCGCGTGTGTACAGCTGATAGCCTGGCCTATTCATTGCTGCTTTCTGCTATCTTCCGTACGCAAAGGTTCCCTCAGCCATCGCGGCCCTCTGGCCCTGATTGTGCTGTGGACGTCACTGTTTGCCTTAAGTGCCATTTGGCTGCACACAAACCTGTACACCGATTATTGGCTGTGGTATGCGGCCCAACTAGCGCTATACCTGTTCTACGGAGCAACACTTGTTGCGCCAGGGAATGCCCACTACGTGCGCCTCCGCCGGACGGATGATCAGGAGCGTCAAGCCTTACTGTCCCAGTCGTATACACGTTTTTTCGAAGACATTGAAGAAACGGCACTGGGCCCTATCGAGGACGATGCGAATTTGCTCTCCAAGTTTGTATTTTACTGGGTACGGCCCCTAATCGCTAAGGCGGTGAGTGGAAAACTAAAGCGCAACGATGACCTGTTCGATCTGCCCGAAGCTCTAACGCTGCACCGTGTTACGGAGAAGCTCCAAACAGCGCTCAGTGAAACGAGCTCCTTGCTGAAAGCCCTGCACAAGTGCTTCGGATGGGAGTTCTATTTGATCGGCCTGCTGCGGTTACTAGGAGATCTGTCGGGTTTTGCAGGGCCCCTCCTGCTCGGCGCGTTGCTCCGTATGGAGATAAATGGCAACAGTACCGTACCAATAGATCCTGCCGACTCCAGCGGTTCGTCCGATTTTGTAGCATATTACCATGCGCTTGGCTTATTTGGTTCGGCCATGATCAGTGCTTTTGCGGCAGTACACTTCAACTGGCGCATGACTTTCGTTAGCAGCAAAATGCGAATGTCCATCGTGACGGCCATCTATCAAAAGTCCCTCACGGCGAAGCAACTGCAAGCGGCTCGGCCAGAAATACTTAACTTGATGTCAACCGACACGGACAGAATCGTGAACTCGTGCATCAGCTTCCACTCCTTTTGGAGCATCCCTTTCCAGCTGTTTACCACGCTCTACCTACTCTACACGCAGCTCggtgttgcttttgttgctgGTGTGCTGTTTGCAGTATTGCTGATACCGATCAATCGCAAGATTGCGCAGAAAATTGGACAACTCTCGCAGGGCCTAATGGCAGCGAAGGATGCGCGTGTCACGATCACGACAGAAACCATCAGTGGAGCCAAAGACATCAAGCTAAACGCCTGGGAGGATGTTTTCATCAGCAAGATCCATCGCGAACGAGGTGAAGAAATAAGCTTTCTAGCCAAGCGCAAGTATCTCGATGCACTGTGCGTATACTTCTGGGCCACAACTCCCGTGCTGATGTGCCTGTTTACGTTTGGCACATCCATCCTGCTCGGCAAACCACTCACTGCCGCAACGACCTACACCAGCGTAGCACTGCTCAATATGCTTATCGGTCCGCTAAACGCATTTCCCTGGGTACTGAATGGATTGACCGAGGCGTGGGTATCGTTGAAGCGAGTCCAGGAACTGCTCGATCTACCCGATGTAAATCTGCAGGACTATTATCGACCACTGACGGCTTCCGATGCTGCCTTTGCCAATTCTTCCAAGCGTCCCGTGGTGTTGGCCATCAAGGATGGAAGCTTTGAGTTCGAAACAAAGCGCAGCCGGAAGGAGTTGGATTTGGTACAGGAAGATATCATTGATTTCGCGTTCCGTGATCTCACGCTACAGGTACGGCAGGGAGAGCTCGTCTGCTTAGAAGGCCCCGTCGGTGGTGGCAAATCATCGCTGCTGCAGGTAATCATGGGCTACTTTCAGTGCACTGCCGGTGCGGTAGCGATTTCGATGGATGTAAAGGAAGGGTTTGGATATGTCGCACAGACACCCTGGCTGCAGCAGGGGACCATTCGAGACAATATTCTTTGGGGCGAAATATACGATGAAGCGCGATATAAAGCAGTGATTCATGCCTGTGCACTGCAGTATGATTTGGATGCGTTGCGCGGCGACAGCACGGGCGTTGGCGAACAAGGACGCACCCTTTCCGGTGGACAGAAAGCGCGCGTAGCACTTGCTCGTGCAGTATATCAGAACAAAAGCATCTACCTATTGGACGACATTCTGTCGGCGTTGGATGCGCACGTCGCATCGCACATAATTCGCCACTGTCTGTTCGGACTGCTCAAAGACAAGACGCGCATCATTGTCACGCAGCACTCGATGGTGCTTAATCGGGCGACGCAAATCCTTCACGTGGAAGCTGGCCAAGTTACGCAAAGCGATGCACCGAACGTGGGATCGCTGTTGAGTGATTACGATGACTATGATGAGGATACAAGCACTACACTTTCCATGGCAAATGGCAGTACGTCGTACGGATCCGTGCGGGAGGATGACGACCAGCGAAGCAACGACAGCGTACTGATGGAAGAATCGCGTGAATTTGGTCATCTTGATCAAAAGGTGCTTGGAGCGTACTGGAAAGCAACGGgacgcagtcttggcttttgGGTCATCATGTCAGTACTCATGATGCAAGTGTCTCGCAATCTCACCGATGCATGGCTGGCGTACTGGGTCGGTACGACCAACGATATCGCTCCGAACAGCACCGGACTGGCCGAAAACCCCACCGTACTCGAGCTAAAAGAAGGCGAAGGAGTGCTTGCTTTGGTCGACCATGCACTTTTACCAATACTAACCGATGGAAGCAATGGAACGGCAACACCGTTCTACTATTTAGGAGTTTATGCAACGCTGGCGATCAGCAACAGTCTCCTAACGTTGCTGAGAGCTTTCCTTTTTGCGTATGCTGGCTTAAAAGCTGCCAAATGCATCCACGATCGTCTGCTCAACAGCGTGCTTTAC ACCAAATTGCAATTCTTCGATGTTGTCCCACTGGGAAGAATACTCAATCGCTTCTCATCCGATGTGTATGCCATCGACGATACGCTTCCTTTCATAACGAACATCCTGCTGGCCCAATTCTTCGGACTGCTCGGTGCACTTTTGATCAGTCTGTACGCCATGCCCTGGCTGGGACTGCTGATTGTGCCTCTAGTGCCGATATACCTATCACTGCAAAACAAATATCGCTTTGCATCGCGCGACATAAAGCGGCTTTCGAGCAATGCTCTTTCACCGCTGTACGCTCACTTCACTGAAACCTTGCAGGGCCTAACCACCATCCGAGCGCTGCGCGGCGAAAAACGTTTCCAGCGAGACTTTCTCTACAAGCTGGGTGAAAGCATAAAATCTCAGCTATCTGCAGCTGCGACGCAACAATGGCTTGGCCTGCGGTTGCAGCTGTTGGGCGCCTTTCTCGTCGGAGGATGCGGTCTGCTGGCGGCTATCACATCGGCCCACATGACCTCGCCCGAGCTGGTGGGATTGGCCATTTCCTACGCACTGTCCATCACCGGTCTGCTGTCGGGATTGCTGTACGCTGTGGCCGAAACGGAACAGGAGTTCGTCGCTGTCGAGCGTATCAATCAATACTGCCAGCTGGAGCCGGAAATCAATGCCGACGGGTCCGCCGACCCGCCGTTCGGGTGGCCGTCCCAGGGCGTGGTGGTGTTCGACAACGTGCATATGCGCTACCGAGAGCACTTGACCTGCTCAATTAGGTCCATCAACTTGAACGTGAAACCGTGCGAGCGCATCAGCATTGTCGGGCGAACGGGATCGGGCAAAACGTCCGTGCTGGCATCACTGTTGCGAGTAGCACCCCTGGACAAGGGCACCATTGCGGTGGACTTTGTAAATATAGCCACCCTGCCTTTGGATGTGCTGCGGAGCCGCATTGCGCTCATTTCGCAAGACCCGTTCCTGTTCAACGGTACAATTCGCGACAATCTCGATCCGCGTGCCGTACACATCGATTCCGAAATATGGGAAGCCATCAACTGCTGCTTGGCAAGCCCGCTGGTGCAAGCCCTCGGTGGTTTGTATGGCCGTTTGGATGTTAGCGGAGCAAACCTTTCGGCGGGCCAGAAGCAACTGCTGTGCCTCACCCGTGCGCTGCTGAAGAAATCCAAAATTGTGCTGATCGATGAAGGCACCTCCAACCTAGACTTTGAATCAGAATCGGCCATTCAGCTGGTCTTGAAGAACGCATTTCGGGGCCGGACAGTCATTGTAGTGGCCCATCGATTGAAGGGCATTCTAGACACGGATCAGGTGTTCGTCATGCAGGATGGCACCGTCAACGAGCAAGGTGTGCCGCGTGATCTTGCCGAGCAACCAAATTccttattttattcattattgCAAGAGCAGCAAAACTCTTAG